In Deltaproteobacteria bacterium, a single genomic region encodes these proteins:
- the xsc gene encoding sulfoacetaldehyde acetyltransferase, translated as MSKVKMTPSEALVETLVAEGVETVFGIVGSAYMDALDLFPNAGIRFISVAHEQAAAHAADGLARVTGRPQACIAQNGPGAANFVSAVTAAYWAHSPVVAITPETGTMGIGTGGFQELDQMPMFQRSTVYQVRVNRPERMAELARRAFYMAKTENGPVQLNIPRDYFYGVCEDEIYPTLTISRGCGPRDCLKEAARLLMDARYPAIVAGGGVSQGDALAETVALAEYLSAPVVNSYLHNDSFPAHHRLAVGPIGYCGAKSAMRTIAKADVVLALGSRLGPFGTLPQYDIDYWPKDAKIIQVDKDAKVLGLSKRVDVASCADVKEFAAELLLAVKARHPDLPVNAQRLAGIDTEKRIWADELESWSTSGERPMHPRRLLREVALAMPEGSIVSTDIGNNSSMCNAYLRFSDVRRHISALSWGNCGFAYGAALGAKIGRPDAPVFAFQGDGAYGISGIAEVMTAVRENIPVIAVVANNFEWGAEKKNQIDYYNNRFVGANLRGNPDYARLAEEMGAIGFRVEDPAEVAEVVREAVASNRPCVINAIIQGGEAVLAEPFRRDALQMPVRYLEKYAELNAVK; from the coding sequence AGGCAGCGGCCCATGCGGCCGACGGGCTGGCCCGGGTCACGGGCCGGCCTCAGGCATGCATTGCCCAGAACGGTCCCGGCGCGGCCAATTTTGTCAGCGCCGTCACCGCGGCCTACTGGGCCCACAGTCCGGTGGTGGCCATTACCCCTGAGACCGGCACCATGGGCATCGGAACCGGGGGATTTCAGGAACTGGATCAGATGCCGATGTTTCAACGCTCCACGGTCTATCAGGTCCGGGTCAACCGTCCCGAACGGATGGCCGAACTGGCCCGCCGGGCCTTTTACATGGCCAAGACGGAAAACGGGCCTGTCCAGCTCAATATCCCGAGGGACTATTTTTACGGCGTGTGCGAAGATGAGATCTATCCCACCCTGACCATTTCCAGGGGCTGCGGTCCAAGGGATTGCCTGAAGGAGGCGGCCCGGCTCCTGATGGATGCCCGATACCCTGCGATTGTGGCCGGGGGCGGCGTGAGCCAGGGGGATGCCCTGGCCGAGACGGTTGCCCTGGCCGAATATCTGAGTGCACCGGTGGTCAACAGCTATCTGCACAATGATTCCTTTCCTGCCCATCACCGGCTGGCTGTCGGTCCCATCGGATATTGCGGCGCCAAGTCCGCCATGCGGACCATTGCCAAGGCAGACGTGGTCCTGGCCCTCGGTTCCAGGCTCGGTCCGTTCGGGACCCTGCCCCAGTACGACATCGATTACTGGCCTAAGGATGCAAAAATCATCCAGGTGGATAAGGACGCCAAGGTCCTGGGCCTGAGCAAGCGGGTGGATGTGGCAAGCTGTGCCGATGTCAAGGAGTTTGCCGCGGAACTGCTTCTGGCGGTCAAGGCCCGTCATCCCGATCTGCCTGTCAATGCACAGCGTCTGGCGGGCATCGACACGGAAAAGCGCATCTGGGCCGACGAGCTGGAATCCTGGTCCACATCCGGGGAGAGGCCGATGCATCCGAGGCGACTCCTCCGGGAAGTGGCCCTGGCCATGCCCGAGGGGAGCATCGTGTCCACGGATATCGGCAATAATTCATCCATGTGCAATGCCTACCTCCGGTTTTCGGATGTGCGCCGGCATATCTCGGCCCTGAGCTGGGGGAATTGCGGATTTGCCTATGGCGCGGCCCTGGGGGCCAAGATCGGGAGGCCTGATGCGCCCGTGTTTGCATTTCAGGGCGACGGGGCCTACGGCATCAGCGGCATTGCCGAGGTGATGACCGCGGTCAGGGAGAATATCCCTGTGATCGCCGTGGTGGCCAACAATTTTGAGTGGGGGGCGGAAAAGAAAAACCAGATCGATTATTACAACAACCGTTTTGTGGGCGCCAATCTCAGGGGAAATCCCGACTATGCCCGGCTGGCCGAAGAGATGGGGGCCATAGGGTTCAGGGTGGAAGACCCGGCTGAGGTGGCGGAGGTCGTGCGGGAGGCGGTGGCCTCCAACAGACCGTGCGTCATCAATGCCATTATTCAGGGCGGAGAGGCGGTACTGGCAGAACCCTTTCGAAGGGATGCCCTCCAGATGCCGGTTCGTTACCTGGAAAAATATGCCGAGCTGAATGCCGTAAAGTGA
- a CDS encoding TIGR00366 family protein — protein MAQQNETSSQGFLKDLGAGLTNWTERWIPDALVIVWVLTIITFILALIWGKVGLGGAVQAWGKGFWVLLQFAMQMCLIMMTGYILACSPPVRRLLDGLSSLANREKPWQAIVIMALFSMAIAWINWGLSLIGSAMLALYIAKNNPKVDYRLLVAAAYLGLGCTWHAGLSASAPLLVNTPDNFLIKGGYLTDTISTNATIFSPFNLILLIIIIVVVTVLMALMHPSEEKTFKVSPELMDRLKLYEAPPMPAKYTGFSDWANWWWGWNLLVAAGGFWWLGSAVAEAGFAKAINLNNINLFFLMLGVLFHWRPWSFLKAAEDAGKAVWGIVIQFPFYAGIFGLFKFTALATVFTSAFVTVCSGGTFLLVTYWYAGLLNYLIPSGGSEWAVTAPYLLPAAKELGIAANKTVIAYAWGDMMTDMIQPFWAIAMLAVAKLNFRDIMGYLMVIFLVYFVITSIAFLILPWI, from the coding sequence ATGGCGCAACAAAATGAAACTTCAAGCCAGGGATTTCTGAAGGATTTGGGAGCGGGTTTGACGAACTGGACAGAGCGGTGGATTCCTGATGCCCTCGTGATCGTGTGGGTCCTTACTATCATCACCTTTATTCTGGCGCTTATCTGGGGCAAGGTGGGGCTCGGAGGGGCGGTTCAGGCATGGGGGAAGGGCTTCTGGGTCCTTCTGCAGTTCGCCATGCAGATGTGCCTGATCATGATGACCGGCTATATTCTGGCCTGTTCGCCCCCTGTCAGGAGACTTCTGGACGGGCTTTCCAGTCTGGCGAACCGGGAGAAGCCGTGGCAGGCCATCGTCATCATGGCCCTCTTCTCCATGGCGATTGCCTGGATCAACTGGGGCCTGAGCCTAATCGGGAGCGCCATGCTGGCCCTCTACATTGCCAAGAACAATCCCAAGGTGGACTACCGGCTTCTGGTGGCCGCGGCCTACCTGGGGCTTGGATGCACATGGCATGCAGGGCTCTCCGCTTCTGCGCCGTTGCTGGTCAACACGCCCGATAATTTCCTGATCAAGGGCGGCTATCTTACAGATACCATCAGTACGAACGCGACCATCTTCTCTCCCTTTAATCTCATCCTTCTCATCATTATCATTGTGGTGGTGACCGTTCTCATGGCCCTCATGCACCCCAGTGAGGAAAAGACATTCAAGGTCAGTCCTGAACTCATGGACAGACTCAAATTGTACGAGGCGCCCCCGATGCCGGCCAAATACACGGGCTTTTCAGACTGGGCCAACTGGTGGTGGGGGTGGAACCTTCTGGTGGCTGCGGGCGGATTCTGGTGGCTGGGTTCAGCGGTGGCCGAGGCGGGCTTTGCCAAGGCGATCAACCTGAATAATATCAATCTCTTTTTCCTGATGCTGGGCGTCCTGTTTCACTGGCGGCCCTGGAGCTTTCTCAAGGCGGCCGAGGACGCGGGAAAGGCCGTTTGGGGAATCGTCATCCAGTTCCCCTTTTATGCCGGGATATTCGGTCTGTTCAAATTCACTGCCCTGGCCACGGTATTTACCAGTGCATTCGTGACCGTTTGCAGCGGCGGGACATTCCTGCTGGTCACCTACTGGTATGCCGGTCTGCTCAACTACCTGATTCCCTCGGGCGGGTCTGAGTGGGCGGTGACTGCGCCCTACCTCCTCCCGGCGGCCAAGGAGTTGGGGATCGCGGCCAACAAGACCGTGATTGCCTATGCCTGGGGTGACATGATGACCGACATGATCCAGCCCTTCTGGGCCATTGCCATGCTGGCCGTGGCCAAGCTCAATTTCCGGGACATCATGGGATATCTGATGGTCATCTTTCTGGTGTACTTTGTCATTACATCTATCGCTTTTCTGATCCTGCCGTGGATCTAA
- a CDS encoding amidase → MKPIHYMPAHQLAAQIHSGALSPVELIEKTLDRIASVNPLINAFVAMRAEEALKEAKEQEARIARGMDPGPLAGIPVGVKDLEDVEGMVTSFGSIPYKDHVAARDSVQVARLRRAGAIIVGKTNTPEFGFTGFTKNRLHGVTRNPWNRERTPGGSSGGSAAAVAAGMVPIATGSDAGGSIRIPACYSGCFGMKPTYGCIPLGPVKRLYTTRTWTLGPLTRTVEDAALYLDCAAGYHPADPNSLPQPAVRYMETLQRPLKDLRICFSPDLGYARVQNEVMTLVEKAAAGFETMGHQVEIWKGSLPDVSGAWSDLMNRELYGQLYHDLDRIRPELGRTLVQSLDSVNHLSLAHRLNIQEIRSELNRVLWKVFDQFDLLLTPTMPTEAFAAKGPPPAEIDGHPIPLLGAVAFTYPFNLSGHPAATVRVGLTGSGLPAGLQIVGPRHKDDRVLQAAHLYEQAFPWNDRWPDLLMESGDGVSRPFQKKSEVKHP, encoded by the coding sequence ATGAAGCCCATTCACTACATGCCGGCGCATCAACTGGCGGCGCAGATCCATTCCGGGGCGCTCTCGCCGGTGGAGCTGATAGAAAAGACCCTGGATCGGATCGCGTCTGTGAATCCCTTGATCAATGCCTTTGTGGCCATGCGTGCGGAGGAGGCCCTCAAAGAGGCAAAGGAACAGGAGGCGCGTATTGCCAGAGGCATGGACCCCGGCCCGCTGGCAGGGATTCCGGTGGGCGTCAAGGACCTGGAAGATGTAGAGGGGATGGTCACCAGCTTTGGATCGATCCCCTACAAAGACCACGTGGCGGCCCGGGATTCGGTTCAGGTGGCCCGGCTGCGGCGTGCGGGGGCCATCATCGTGGGCAAGACCAATACTCCGGAATTCGGGTTCACAGGGTTTACAAAAAACCGCCTCCACGGCGTTACCCGAAATCCGTGGAACAGGGAGCGGACCCCCGGCGGGTCCAGCGGGGGGTCGGCCGCGGCCGTTGCCGCCGGCATGGTCCCAATAGCAACGGGGTCGGATGCGGGCGGTTCCATCCGCATTCCGGCTTGCTATTCAGGGTGCTTTGGGATGAAACCCACATACGGGTGCATCCCCTTGGGCCCGGTAAAACGTCTCTACACAACCCGAACCTGGACCCTGGGCCCCCTCACCCGGACCGTGGAGGACGCTGCCCTCTACCTGGATTGCGCAGCAGGCTATCATCCAGCAGATCCCAACTCCCTCCCGCAACCTGCTGTTCGTTACATGGAAACCCTTCAGAGACCTCTTAAGGATTTGAGAATCTGTTTCAGCCCGGACCTGGGATATGCCCGGGTTCAGAACGAGGTGATGACCCTGGTGGAGAAGGCCGCAGCCGGGTTTGAGACCATGGGCCATCAGGTGGAGATCTGGAAAGGGTCACTACCCGATGTGAGCGGGGCATGGTCGGATCTCATGAACAGGGAGTTATATGGACAGCTTTATCACGATCTGGACAGGATCCGGCCTGAGTTAGGACGGACCCTTGTCCAATCCCTGGACAGCGTCAACCACCTTTCTCTTGCCCACCGGCTGAACATTCAAGAAATTCGTTCAGAGTTGAACCGGGTCCTGTGGAAGGTCTTCGATCAGTTTGATCTCCTCCTGACCCCCACCATGCCCACCGAGGCCTTTGCCGCCAAGGGACCTCCCCCCGCAGAGATTGACGGTCATCCCATCCCCCTCCTTGGGGCCGTGGCCTTTACCTATCCGTTCAACCTCTCCGGCCATCCTGCAGCCACGGTCCGCGTAGGCCTGACCGGATCAGGCCTCCCCGCGGGCCTTCAGATCGTCGGCCCCAGACACAAAGACGACCGGGTCCTACAGGCCGCGCATCTCTACGAACAGGCATTTCCATGGAATGACCGCTGGCCAGACCTTTTGATGGAATCAGGGGATGGCGTATCCCGACCGTTTCAAAAAAAATCGGAGGTTAAGCACCCGTGA